A stretch of Gorilla gorilla gorilla isolate KB3781 chromosome 9, NHGRI_mGorGor1-v2.1_pri, whole genome shotgun sequence DNA encodes these proteins:
- the LOC109028938 gene encoding olfactory receptor 10G8, whose translation MSNASLVTAFILTGLPHAPALDAPLFGVFLVVYVLTVLGNLLILLVIRVDSHLHTPMYYFLTNLSFIDMWFSTVTVPKMLMTLVSPSGRAISFHSCMAQLYFFHFLGGTECFLYTVMSYDRYLAISYPLRYTNMMSGSRCALLATGTWLSGSLHSAVQTILTFHLPYCGPNWIQHYLCDAPPILKLACADTSAIEIVIFVTVGIVASGCFVLIVLSYVSIVCSILRIRTSEGRHRAFQTCASHCIVVLCFFGPGLFIYLRPGSRKAVDGVVAVFYTVLTPLLNPVVYTLRNKEVKKALLKLKDKVAHSQSK comes from the coding sequence ATGTCCAATGCCAGCCTCGTGACAGCATTCATCCTCACGGGCCTTCCCCATGCCCCAGCGCTGGACGCCCCACTCTTTGGAGTCTTCCTGGTGGTTTACGTGCTCACTGTGCTGGGGAACCTCCTCATCCTGCTGGTGATCAGGGTGGATTCTCAcctccacacccccatgtactACTTCCTCACCAACCTGTCGTTCATTGACATGTGGTTCTCCACTGTCACGgtgcccaaaatgctgatgacTTTGGTGTCCCCAAGTGGCAGGGCTATCTCCTTCCACAGCTGCATGGCTCAGCTCTATTTCTTTCACTTCCTAGGGGGCACCGAGTGTTTCCTCTACACGGTCATGTCCTATGATCGCTACTTGGCCATCAGTTACCCGCTCAGGTACACCAACATGATGAGTGGGAGCAGGTGTGCCCTCCTGGCCACCGGCACTTGGCTCAGTGGCTCTCTGCACTCTGCTGTCCAGACCATATTGACTTTCCATTTGCCCTACTGTGGACCCAACTGGATCCAGCACTATTTGTGTGATGCACCGCCCATCCTGAAACTTGCCTGTGCAGACACCTCAGCCATAGAGATTGTCATTTTTGTGACTGTTGGAATAGTGGCCTCGGGCTGCTTTGTCCTGATAGTGCTGTCCTATGTGTCCATCGTCTGTTCCATCCTGCGAATCCGCACCTCAGAGGGGAGGCACAGAGCCTTTCAGACCTGTGCCTCCCACTGCATCGTGGTCCTTTGCTTCTTTGGCCCTGGTCTTTTCATTTACCTGAGACCAGGCTCCAGGAAAGCTGTGGATGGAGTTGTGGCCGTTTTCTACACTGTGCTGACGCCCCTTCTCAACCCTGTTGTGTACACCCTGAGGAACAAGGAGGTGAAGAAAGCTCTGTTGAAGCTGAAAGACAAAGTAGCACATTCTCAGAGCAAATAG